From Myxococcales bacterium, a single genomic window includes:
- a CDS encoding FHA domain-containing protein: MAQRGPITSLRFAGRPWRPLALSTAQASFSIGAEACDLVVVRADAPGLSAYHARLERTQSGLRVHDQGSKNGVYASPSTGRVASLEVEAGDRFWLGDLELLALDPELEVLRPALGACLGLGDDARIDRALTLAAQGGPVALIGAPGTGAARLARQLHDASTRRASFFLALTATPLPPLDHATGGTVFVDLEGVQRVTASAAASLFATPPRLRPIFAAGSARRLRARLDRHADEVAVIELVPLAQRPQDVAPLLAQHWVSELHSRRRVAELGDGLAGLEAHTWPGNLDELYEHAPRLLAYLEHGTLRAAAAALGVRHQTLAGHLERLGLVVGRRAR, encoded by the coding sequence ATGGCGCAGCGCGGGCCGATCACCTCGCTGCGGTTCGCCGGGCGGCCGTGGCGCCCGCTGGCGCTGTCGACCGCGCAGGCGTCGTTCTCGATCGGCGCCGAGGCGTGCGACCTGGTGGTCGTGCGCGCGGACGCGCCGGGCCTGTCCGCCTACCACGCGCGGCTCGAGCGGACTCAGAGCGGGCTGCGCGTCCATGATCAAGGCTCGAAGAACGGCGTGTACGCGTCGCCGTCCACCGGCCGGGTGGCGTCGCTCGAGGTCGAGGCCGGCGATCGCTTCTGGCTGGGCGATCTGGAGCTGCTGGCGCTCGATCCGGAGCTCGAGGTGCTGCGGCCGGCGCTCGGCGCGTGCCTCGGGCTCGGTGATGACGCCCGGATCGATCGCGCACTGACCCTGGCAGCGCAGGGCGGCCCGGTGGCGCTGATCGGCGCCCCCGGCACCGGCGCCGCGCGCCTGGCTCGACAGCTCCACGACGCGAGCACGCGCCGCGCGAGCTTCTTCCTCGCGCTGACCGCGACGCCGTTGCCGCCGCTCGATCACGCGACCGGCGGGACGGTGTTCGTGGACCTTGAGGGCGTGCAGCGGGTCACCGCGTCGGCGGCGGCGAGCCTGTTCGCGACGCCGCCGCGGCTGCGGCCGATCTTCGCCGCGGGATCGGCGCGGCGCCTGCGCGCGCGGCTGGATCGCCACGCGGACGAGGTCGCGGTGATCGAGCTGGTGCCGCTGGCGCAGCGCCCGCAGGACGTGGCGCCGCTGCTGGCGCAACACTGGGTGAGCGAGCTGCACAGCCGGCGGCGCGTGGCCGAGCTGGGCGACGGGCTCGCGGGGCTTGAAGCGCACACCTGGCCCGGCAACCTCGACGAGCTGTACGAGCACGCACCGCGGCTCCTCGCGTATCTCGAGCACGGCACGCTGCGCGCCGCGGCGGCCGCGCTCGGGGTGCGGCACCAGACCTTGGCGGGACACCTCGAGCGGCTCGGGCTCGTGGTCGGGCGGCGGGCGCGTTGA